The genomic DNA ACTGTTCAATTTCTAACTGAATACCTTCCCATTTCTCCATAAACTCTTGTAAATCTGTTTTCTTTTTTTGGTAATCATCAAAAAAACCTGTTTTAGAAGTCACTGCCTCGTAATTAATTTCAAGCTCTAAATCAATAGCTTTTATATCGCGTTCTAACTGATTGATTTTAGCTTCAACATTACTCAATTTATTATTTAAAGATTTTAATTTCTTCTGGTCTTCGTAAGATTGATGATTCTTCTCTTTTTCTTTAGGCACTTCCTTAACAACAGTTCGTTTTTCAACTTCTCTAAGGTTTTCAACTTTACGTTGCTCTAAATAATAATCGATATCACCTAGATACTCTTTTATTTTATGATCTTTAAACTCGTATACTAAGTTGGTTAAATCTTGAAGAAAATCCCTGTCATGCGATACCAAAATTAAAGTCCCTTCAAATCGTTTTAAGGCTTCTTTTAATACATTTTTAGACTTAATATCTAGATGATTTGTAGGCTCATCCATTATTAAAACATTAAACGGCTGTAGCATTAATTTTGCTAATGCTAAACGATTGCGTTCCCCTCCAGAAAGTACACGCACGTATTTTTCAACTTCATCGCCACGAAATAAAAAGGAGCCTAAAATATCACGTACTTTACTTCTGTTTGTTTCGTTAGCAGCATCAATCATAGTATCTAAAACAGTTTTATTACCATTTAAATACTCCGCTTGATTTTGAGCAAAATATCCTATTTGTACATTGTGTCCCAGTTTTAAATGACCGTCATGTTTTATATCTCCGACTATAATCTTTGCTAAGGTTGATTTCCCTTGACCATTTTGTCCAACAAAAGCCGTTTTACTATCTCGCTCTATAAGTAAATTAATATTTTTTAGAACTTGATTGTCTCCATAATTTTTTGAAACACTTTCAGTTTCCACCACTACTTTTCCAGGTGTTATAGATACCGGAAAATTGAGTGTCATCACACTATTATCATCCTCATCAACTTCTATTCTATCAATTTTATCAAGCTTTTTAATAAGCGATTGTGCCATCGTTGCTTTTGATGCTTTGGCACGAAACTTTTCAATAAGTTTTTCTGTTTGCTCTATTTGTTTTTGCTGATTTTTTTGAGATGCTAATTGCTGTGTTCTTAATTCCTCTCGTAGCACCAAGTATTTCGTATAAGGTTTAGGATAGTCATAAATTCTCCCTAAAGAAATCTCTATCGTTCTATTAGTAACATTATCTAAAAACATCTTATCATGCGATACAATAACTACTGCTCCGGGATAATTCTTTAAAAATCCTTCTAGCCAGATAATAGATTCAATATCTAAATGGTTAGTAGGTTCATCTAATAAAAGAATATCATTATTCTGAAGTAATAATTTAGCTAATTCTATTCGCATGCGCCAACCTCCTGAAAAGGTATCTGTGAGCTTATTGAAATCTGAGCGTTTAAACCCTAATCCCTGTAGAATTTTTTCAGTATCACCTTGATAATTATAACCTCCTAGTATTTCATATTGATGCTGAATCTCATTAATATCAATCATTAATTGGTTATAACCTTCACTTTCGTAATCGGTACGTTCGGCTAACTGGGTGTTGATACCGTCCATTTTAGCCTCTAATTCCTTAATTTCAGTGAAAGCCTGATAAGCTTCTTCAAGTACCGTTCTTCCTAAAACAAAATCAATATCTTGTTTTAAAAATCCAATTTTAAGTGCTTTGTCTGCTGCAATTTGTCCCGTATCTGGTTCCATCTCCTTTGACAAAATTTTAAGCATTGTAGACTTACCTGCTCCATTTTTTCCAATAAGACCTATTCTATCTCCATTACCTAGTTTAAATGTAATATCTTCAAATAGGTATTCCCCTTGAAATGAAATCGATAAATTATGAATGTTCATCATAGATATGTAACTTATATTGCAGCTCTTTAATTGTTAAAACTTATTTTTGTTCCAGTTTTGCGACTTAAACAATCTAAATAGAAATTCCAATGTATCATCGCGTATTAGATTTTTCCATTCAGCTTGCAAAAATACATTATATATGTTTAAAAAAGGAACAAAATTATACAGCATTCTAACTAGTACTTGTCCGAAGTGCCATGAAGAATCTATGTTTAAAAACAAAAATCCTTATATACTTTCTGAGGCATTAAGTATGCATGAACATTGCAGTAATTGTAAAACAAAATATAAAATAGAACCTTCTTTTTTTTACGGTTCTATGTATGTTAGCTATCCTGTTGGGATTGCATTTGCCACAGCCGCTTTTGTTATTTCATTTTTTGTTTTTAACGCAAGCATTCATATTATATTCATATCGATTATTACGACTTTAATTGTATGTATGCCTATTATTCTTAGGCTTTCCAGGAATATTTGGATTAATTTTTTCATGCATTACGATAAGTCTTTTGCTAAAAAATAATCTGTTTGGCGCTACCACAAGGGCAATGTTATTAAGTTAAGGACAAAGGTGTCAGTCTGAGCGCAGTCGAAGACATTTAAACTTCTTACTTTCAATAGCGTTTCGACTGCGCTCAACGTGACAAAATAAAATAAATTTCCTTAACTTAATAACATTGACCACAAGGGTCGGGCTTTCACTACTCGCTCTCTTCGAGGAGCTCAAACAGACCGTTCAATCCCTAGCGCAGTGCAGTACTAAAAATATGCTTGTAAGGTTTCATTTGGTAATATACCCTTCTATTTTATCTGGCATTAAACATTTCATTTAAATCTATTAATATCAATGTCCTTTTCTAAAGGGACATCATTTTCAATAAAATCATAAAGTTGCTTGGCTACATAGGGACCAATCATAACACCTCGTGTACCTAAACCATTTAAAACAAAAAGGTTTTTATATGTATGATGCTGTCCTACTAACGGGCGTCTATCTTTAACTGTAGGTCGAATCCCTGCTACTTGATTTACTACTTTAAAAGAACAATTGATAAGCTTTTTAAGCTTATTTAAGAGCGTTTCTTTTGCTTCTTTAGTAATATCATTACTTAAATCTTTCCATTCGTAAGTGGCTCCCACAATGTATAAATCATCCTCTAATGGAATTAAAAACACTCCTGCTTTTAAAACATAATCTATTTTTAAATCTGGAGCGTGTATAATTATTAACTCGCCTTTAGCTGGCACTAAGGGTAAATTATTAAAATATGGGTTTTGTTTAACCCCATACCCTTCTGAAAATACAATATTAGTTGTTGTTATATTTTTATATTGAATCGTATTGTAGTCTATTGTAATAGCATTATGATTGAAAGCTTCTTCAAACAATAATTTATTTTTTAGTAAATCTGCTTTATAGGCTTCAATCATTGTTTTTACATCTATTCTTCCTGTATTTAGAACTTCTCCAAATCCGAAACTTGCTTCAACAGCTTGATTTCTGTTTTTAATTAGTTTTTCTGAGAGGTATTCTGAAAGTATCGGTTTATCTGAAGCAGTAAACCAGTCGTTTTGTTCCTCCAATGAAGCAAACTTGCGGTAAACAGGAATTTTGTAATCTAATGTTACCTTTAGTTCTTTTTCCAAATGTGCATATAATGGCAATGCTATCTCTAATTGTTCTTTACTTTTCCAAACAGATGTAAATCGTTTTAACACGACTGGGTTATATAGTCCACCAGCTACCGTAGATGAAAGTTGCGAAGCATTATCAAACACCACAAACGTTTTTTTGTGTTTTTTTAATTGCTCGCAAAAGCTAATGCCTGCCAGCCCAATTCCTACAACTATATAATCTACTTTCATAGTCCACGAAGATAATTAGAAAATTAGATTCCTATCCCAGAACTGCCAAAAAAAGCCAGTTCTGACCTCTCCGAAAGAAAGGTCAATCGGAAATCCCGCTCCTAAGAATTGGAGAGTTTTTAGATTAAAACTAGAGTAACAAAAAACGCCCACTTAAAAAGTGAGCGTTTCGTATATTCTAATTGACTGTGAGAATTAATAAGTCCACATATCTAATTCAAAGTCTCTAATTCTATCTTTAATCCTTTGAGATTCTAACAATTGCATTAAAGCATTTTGTGAGATATATTCAGATATTTGTCTATCTTCCTGAACATTTTCTTCTTTAAAAATATATCCGTGAAAACGTCTAGCATTCAAGATATGGTCAAAAGAAAAAGGAATGGAACTATTTTGATTATTAAATGATTTTGCTTCGTGTAATACCTCTCTTGCATCTGGGAAGAACACCCAAAATAAAGGTACTAAATCTGGCTCTGGCTCATCAATAAAATTCACATCTGGAGCAACTGGAGCTATACCTAGTAATCTGTATTTCATTTCAGATTGACGCTTATCAAAATACCAAAGACCTTTAATATGGTACTCCTTAATATCTGCAGCTGTAATATCTCTTCTGTTAATATACTCTGGAGATAATGCTTCTCCCGCATTTAATTGCTCAATACCTAATTCTGTAGTATCAATTTTAACTAAAGCAGCTTCAATATCTTTTAAAGTACGTTTTGCTGTAAAATAAGAATCATCGTAAATGTTTTCTATTCTTCCGTTTTCAATGTTCTTCATAAGTACATGATATAACGATCTTCTATCATTACCAATATTGTTAGTATCGGTAGGATAATATAACGGAAAATTTGCGCGTTCATCAAGAACAATCTTTTCCCATGTCATCTTAGAAAACAAGATATCTCTATCATCAACATAACCATACTCTAAAGGCTTATCATTGTCAATTTCCCTTTGTTCTTCTGTTCTTACACCAATTTCCTCAGGGCTTTTGGCATTTAATATATTTGCCTGAGCAAACATACCCGACACTGCAAAAACAGCGGTAACGGTTAATAAAAAACTTTTTAATTTCATGTTCTTATATTTATTAATTCTCTATGGTCACATGCAATATCCATAACACAACTTTAGAGTTAATTTTCTAACTTTCGTTATGGATATTCCAATTAGTATATTTTAATTTATCAAGGTTTAACCATAAAGGTTAATTCTAGTTTGTTATCTCAACAAAAACCGGAGATACTTTTTTAAGGATCACACTTACACCTTTAGCTTTAGCTTCAATATCAAATATTTGAACTCCAGATCCACGCTTTGCTTTACGTAATGCTCCTTTAGCTCTGCTATCTAACTTGTTACCTCTAACAGTTATTGTTGGTTGTCCAGGTACTTTAAATTTAAATCCTGTAACTCGTAATGGTAATTCAAAATCGAAATCATCAAACTTGGCACCAATAGTCGATATTCCAAGAGCGTTTCTTTGCATTTTTATTGCACCGTCTTCACCTCTAACTGTACCGGTTGGTTTTGGTAAATCTTTAATTCTGAATTTAGCATTATCGCTTACTTTTTGTCCTCCTGGCAATGTACCTGTAACATTAATTGTTACTTCTCTACCTTTAATTCTAGTAGCGTCCATTATATATCTGCTTCCTCCGGCTCTTGATAAACCTTGAGCACTTGCAGATACTTTATTATCAGGTATACCAGCAAATGAAATAGTCATTGGGTTTTTAACACCACGATACACTACATTCATTTTATCAGCTGAAATAGTTGCAGCATTTGGTTTAGAAACTGTAGCAAATGATGACTTTACAGGCACTTCAATTTCTTCTCCATCTTGAGCAAAAATCAATTTACCTTCAATTTTATGTTCACCAACACCACCTGTTCCTATTTTAAGCTTTACTTTTCCTTCTTCGATAACATATTGGTCTTCTTTAAGTGGTCTACCATCTAAAGTCAACTCAACTCTAGTAGGTTTAGTAGAAGCATCTTTACGACCTAGTACAATTTGTCCATCAAATCTCTCACCATTAAAGTAAGCTGATTTAGATGTTTCCATCAACGTTGTATAATTAGTCATAGAAACCTCACTAGAAAGTGTTCCTTGCAACATATTAGACAATACTTCAGATTCTGTTGTCTTAATATCTGCTTGAAGTTGTGTCATTTTAGTTAAAGAAGCAACTAAAGGAAATCCTTTATAGTTATGAGATAACCAATCTACAGTTCCAGCACCTCTTTTAACATCATCAGTATTAAACTTATCCTTTACATCTTTTACAATTTCTTCCATCCCTTTTTCGTCTTTAAGCAAATTAACTACACCTTCTCTAAAGGCATTAATTTGTTTCAAAAACTCCTGTCCATCTGCTTTAAGTTTATCTCCTTTAAAGAAATTTTGATCAAGGTAATCACCTTTATCCATAATTTCATAATCTGTGGGATTGTCAACTGTTTTGATCATTTTGGTTTTCAAACCTTCAAGGTACTTATCAAAATCTGCTGCCAGCTTGTCTAATGTTTCACCCTTTGCTTTTAAAGGTTCATATTTTTCAGGCTGTTCTTCAGCTTTAAGTTTTAAGTTTTCAACAAAACTATGGTTACGTTCTTTTGCTGATTTGTTAGAGTCTACAAGTCTCTCGTTCATTAATCCGAATGCTGAAAGTACTTCTTTCGACATATTTAAAGCCAACATAGCTATAAATATTAGGTACATCAGATTAATCATTTTCTGTCTTGGTGATAAATTTCCTGCTGCCATATCTAATTAGGTTTTTGGTTAATAATAAATTGGGATTAACCCCTAATTAGTCTTTATGCATTGCAGACAGCATACCACCGTAAACACCATTTAATGAAGATAAGTTAGATGCTAATGATTGCATTTGCTCTTTTAATTTAGCAGCATTTTCAATAGATTCTTCGTTAATTGAAGCTTGTTTGTTAACACTTTCTAACTGTACTTTATATAAGCTATTTAATGATTCCATTTGAGCCGCAGCTAATGATAATTCTTCACCATATTTTTTAGTTGCTTCAACAGAATCTACTGTAGACCCCATATTTCTTGCAGCGCCTTCGAAATTTCTAATACTTTCTCCTAAACTTGACATTAATTCGCTATCAATCTTAGCGTCTTTTAATAATTCATCTAATTTAGTAGCCAACATCCCTTGTGGGTTTTCCTTTTCTTTGCTACCAGACTGTCCCCCAGCTAATTCTGGATATACTAAAGACCAATCTAATTCTTCATCAACTGGTTCGAATGCGGATAATGCAAAAATAATTGCTTCTGTTACAAGACCTATAGTTAACATAACGTTACCTGTTAAGGGTCCTATTTCGAAGTGAATAATTTTGAATAGAGCTCCAACGATTACAATTGCTGCTCCTAATCCATAAGCCATATTCATGAACTTTTTACTTGCTTTTGACTTTGCCATAATTTTCGGTTTTTAATTTTAAGTAAGAATACTTAAGTAGGTTAATTAATAGTATTTATTGTTATTGATTTGATTCTTATTTATTATTGGAATTTTTTGTTACTTGTGTCCCCATGTAATCTTGTACTGTTCTAAATCCAATATAGCTTCTTGCAGAATCTGCATATTCATAATCTCTAGAGCTTACTTGTAAAAAGTACGCCACATCTTTCCATGAACCTCCTCTTACAATTTTACGCTTATTGTTCTCATCATTTACACTAGGGTTTATGGTTGATATATAGGCATAAGATGACGCATCATACGATGCATTTACCCACTCAGACACATTACCAGCCATATTGTATAAATTATAATCGTTAGGCTCGTAAGATTTAGCCTCTACTGTATATAATGCTTGATCTGCTGCATAATCTCCTCTAACTGGTTTAAAGTTTGCCATAAAACAACCTCTATCACTCTTCGTGTAAGGTCCTCCCCATGGGTAAGTTGCAGCTTGAAGACCACCTCTTGCGGCATACTCCCACTCTGCTTCAGATGGTAATCTGAATCTATTTACCATTGCAGATCCTCTTTTAGATTTTTGGTAAGAGTTTTTATTAATAGTTCTCCACTCACAGAATGCTTTAGCTTGTTGCCAAGTAACACCAACTACTGGGTAGTCACTATAAGCGTCATGCCAAAAATAATCATTATGCATAGGTTCGTTATAAGAATATGCAAAATCTCTAATCCAAACCGTTGTATCTGGATATATTTCCATTTCTTCTTTTAAGATAACGTCTTTACGTTTAACACTTCTATTTCTAGCAGCTTCTTGGATGTCCATGTAATTGAATTGAAATTTAAATTTCTTCACATCCCAGGTACGTTGTCCATTATAAGATTCTTCTAAAGGAAGGTACATAGTATCCATAACTTCAGTATAATATTCATCTGGATATTCGGCTGTATCAAAAACTAAATCAACATCATGGTTAATTTTTCGTCCTTCATAGCCTGTTGGTCCTAAACCTGTATAGTTTTCGAACATATACTTTTCGTAAACAGACATATTAGCCGTATCTGCATCTTTAAATGCATACTCACCTATACCTCCATCTTCTGGAGTTTTACCAACTTCATCAGCTAATATTGCTAATTTCATTCTAACTATAGAGTCTCTTACCCAGTGAACAAATTGACGATATTCGCTATTTGTTATTTCTGTTTCGTCCATGTAAAAGGCTCTTACAGTAACTGTTTTTGCAGGCGCATCATGTACACCAGCAAGATCATCGTCTGCTTTACCCATAATAAACGATCCTCCAGGAATTAGTTGCATCCCATAAGGCTTTTCCGGGTGCCATTTTTTTCCTTTTACGCCTACTAGTTCTCCTCTATCTTTAGAGCCACAACTAGCTAGTACTGTCATTACTGTGATTAATAATATAAACTTCTTCATATCCATAGAAAACTCGAGGTTAATTAGTTTAAGCTTCATTTTTGAGAGCGTAAACATATTTATATATTTTTTAAAAAACAACTTTTTCGATAAAAAAAATACATTTCATCGTGAAAAAATGGCATTTTACCGATGAAATAAGCTTTACATCCTTTTCTTGACTCTAAACACAATTCTTTTGAAATGCTTTATACCAACGGTCTGGCAACTTATTATTACAGGCATCTAGGTAATCCTGATGCATGCATGGTAATAACGTATGTCTTTTCAATTTATTATTTACTTCATCTAAAAAAGGAATTTCAATCCACCATCTTCCTGTTTTATTACTCTTATAAAATACTAATTCTTGAGAATCAACAAGAGTTATAAATTTTTGATAGTTTCTGTCTTCCGAAAAATCATCATCGTTTACTCTGTAATTAACACCTTCGATAAAATACCAGATCATTTGGGCAACTAACATAGATGTTATTTCATCGTCCTTAGATGGTTTATATTCATAAATACCAAAAGAAGTTACTTTATTACTAATACCAGCATAACGTGAAATGGCACATATTTCTTTTCCATCTAACCCATTAGGCGAATATTTTTGATTTAAACTAACCTCTGAGCCTTTTACCGAAGTTAAATCAATACTAACAATATTAGCATCTCTTAATACAGGCTCAGCAATTGTTATATCATTAGATACTTGTCCGAGTCTGTAGGATTCAAAATAAAGACTGTCCATTAAATCTATTTCTTCTTGCGAATTGAAATAGGTTTGATACCCTATGGTTGCATAGTTAAAAAGGTTATAAGGCTGATCTAAAATAACCTTACCAACAAAACTATTATTTTTTATAGGTTTTGTTGAATCGCCCAGATCGAACTTACTATCAACATTTACAATATTAACCATAGGCATTAAATTATCATACGCTCTATAGTTTGCATAAGTAAGATCTTGAGTACCTCCTAATATAATAGGTATAATTTTCTTCTTTAATAAAATACTTATAGCCGTTTTTAATGCAAAATAAGTATCTTCAACACTTTCGCCTTTATTAATATCCCCTAAATCTGCAATTGTTGTATTCCAACTTCCAGGAAAAAGACCATACAGGGATTTTCGAATTTCGTCTAATTGAAACTCTTCTCCTATATAATTAATATCATTTCTGTTTTCCAAAACACCAAAAATAGCGATATCGACATCATCTAAATCTGGCATACCGTTTTGTAAAGAGTGAATTTTTAATTTTCTTCCTAAGGCTTGCGATGAAAGCAACTCATTATGAGCTACAACCAAATCTGAAACAGGTGATAAAAAATTAAAATTCATGTGATGATTTTTCCTCTTTTTTTGTTTAT from Flavivirga abyssicola includes the following:
- the porK gene encoding T9SS ring complex lipoprotein PorK/GldK, encoding MKKFILLITVMTVLASCGSKDRGELVGVKGKKWHPEKPYGMQLIPGGSFIMGKADDDLAGVHDAPAKTVTVRAFYMDETEITNSEYRQFVHWVRDSIVRMKLAILADEVGKTPEDGGIGEYAFKDADTANMSVYEKYMFENYTGLGPTGYEGRKINHDVDLVFDTAEYPDEYYTEVMDTMYLPLEESYNGQRTWDVKKFKFQFNYMDIQEAARNRSVKRKDVILKEEMEIYPDTTVWIRDFAYSYNEPMHNDYFWHDAYSDYPVVGVTWQQAKAFCEWRTINKNSYQKSKRGSAMVNRFRLPSEAEWEYAARGGLQAATYPWGGPYTKSDRGCFMANFKPVRGDYAADQALYTVEAKSYEPNDYNLYNMAGNVSEWVNASYDASSYAYISTINPSVNDENNKRKIVRGGSWKDVAYFLQVSSRDYEYADSARSYIGFRTVQDYMGTQVTKNSNNK
- a CDS encoding ABC-F family ATP-binding cassette domain-containing protein, which encodes MMNIHNLSISFQGEYLFEDITFKLGNGDRIGLIGKNGAGKSTMLKILSKEMEPDTGQIAADKALKIGFLKQDIDFVLGRTVLEEAYQAFTEIKELEAKMDGINTQLAERTDYESEGYNQLMIDINEIQHQYEILGGYNYQGDTEKILQGLGFKRSDFNKLTDTFSGGWRMRIELAKLLLQNNDILLLDEPTNHLDIESIIWLEGFLKNYPGAVVIVSHDKMFLDNVTNRTIEISLGRIYDYPKPYTKYLVLREELRTQQLASQKNQQKQIEQTEKLIEKFRAKASKATMAQSLIKKLDKIDRIEVDEDDNSVMTLNFPVSITPGKVVVETESVSKNYGDNQVLKNINLLIERDSKTAFVGQNGQGKSTLAKIIVGDIKHDGHLKLGHNVQIGYFAQNQAEYLNGNKTVLDTMIDAANETNRSKVRDILGSFLFRGDEVEKYVRVLSGGERNRLALAKLMLQPFNVLIMDEPTNHLDIKSKNVLKEALKRFEGTLILVSHDRDFLQDLTNLVYEFKDHKIKEYLGDIDYYLEQRKVENLREVEKRTVVKEVPKEKEKNHQSYEDQKKLKSLNNKLSNVEAKINQLERDIKAIDLELEINYEAVTSKTGFFDDYQKKKTDLQEFMEKWEGIQLEIEQFPG
- the porL gene encoding type IX secretion system motor protein PorL/GldL, which codes for MAKSKASKKFMNMAYGLGAAIVIVGALFKIIHFEIGPLTGNVMLTIGLVTEAIIFALSAFEPVDEELDWSLVYPELAGGQSGSKEKENPQGMLATKLDELLKDAKIDSELMSSLGESIRNFEGAARNMGSTVDSVEATKKYGEELSLAAAQMESLNSLYKVQLESVNKQASINEESIENAAKLKEQMQSLASNLSSLNGVYGGMLSAMHKD
- a CDS encoding formimidoylglutamase; the encoded protein is MNFNFLSPVSDLVVAHNELLSSQALGRKLKIHSLQNGMPDLDDVDIAIFGVLENRNDINYIGEEFQLDEIRKSLYGLFPGSWNTTIADLGDINKGESVEDTYFALKTAISILLKKKIIPIILGGTQDLTYANYRAYDNLMPMVNIVNVDSKFDLGDSTKPIKNNSFVGKVILDQPYNLFNYATIGYQTYFNSQEEIDLMDSLYFESYRLGQVSNDITIAEPVLRDANIVSIDLTSVKGSEVSLNQKYSPNGLDGKEICAISRYAGISNKVTSFGIYEYKPSKDDEITSMLVAQMIWYFIEGVNYRVNDDDFSEDRNYQKFITLVDSQELVFYKSNKTGRWWIEIPFLDEVNNKLKRHTLLPCMHQDYLDACNNKLPDRWYKAFQKNCV
- the porN gene encoding type IX secretion system ring subunit PorN/GldN; amino-acid sequence: MKLKSFLLTVTAVFAVSGMFAQANILNAKSPEEIGVRTEEQREIDNDKPLEYGYVDDRDILFSKMTWEKIVLDERANFPLYYPTDTNNIGNDRRSLYHVLMKNIENGRIENIYDDSYFTAKRTLKDIEAALVKIDTTELGIEQLNAGEALSPEYINRRDITAADIKEYHIKGLWYFDKRQSEMKYRLLGIAPVAPDVNFIDEPEPDLVPLFWVFFPDAREVLHEAKSFNNQNSSIPFSFDHILNARRFHGYIFKEENVQEDRQISEYISQNALMQLLESQRIKDRIRDFELDMWTY
- the porM gene encoding type IX secretion system motor protein PorM/GldM, which produces MAAGNLSPRQKMINLMYLIFIAMLALNMSKEVLSAFGLMNERLVDSNKSAKERNHSFVENLKLKAEEQPEKYEPLKAKGETLDKLAADFDKYLEGLKTKMIKTVDNPTDYEIMDKGDYLDQNFFKGDKLKADGQEFLKQINAFREGVVNLLKDEKGMEEIVKDVKDKFNTDDVKRGAGTVDWLSHNYKGFPLVASLTKMTQLQADIKTTESEVLSNMLQGTLSSEVSMTNYTTLMETSKSAYFNGERFDGQIVLGRKDASTKPTRVELTLDGRPLKEDQYVIEEGKVKLKIGTGGVGEHKIEGKLIFAQDGEEIEVPVKSSFATVSKPNAATISADKMNVVYRGVKNPMTISFAGIPDNKVSASAQGLSRAGGSRYIMDATRIKGREVTINVTGTLPGGQKVSDNAKFRIKDLPKPTGTVRGEDGAIKMQRNALGISTIGAKFDDFDFELPLRVTGFKFKVPGQPTITVRGNKLDSRAKGALRKAKRGSGVQIFDIEAKAKGVSVILKKVSPVFVEITN
- a CDS encoding DUF983 domain-containing protein gives rise to the protein MFKKGTKLYSILTSTCPKCHEESMFKNKNPYILSEALSMHEHCSNCKTKYKIEPSFFYGSMYVSYPVGIAFATAAFVISFFVFNASIHIIFISIITTLIVCMPIILRLSRNIWINFFMHYDKSFAKK
- a CDS encoding NAD(P)/FAD-dependent oxidoreductase, which produces MKVDYIVVGIGLAGISFCEQLKKHKKTFVVFDNASQLSSTVAGGLYNPVVLKRFTSVWKSKEQLEIALPLYAHLEKELKVTLDYKIPVYRKFASLEEQNDWFTASDKPILSEYLSEKLIKNRNQAVEASFGFGEVLNTGRIDVKTMIEAYKADLLKNKLLFEEAFNHNAITIDYNTIQYKNITTTNIVFSEGYGVKQNPYFNNLPLVPAKGELIIIHAPDLKIDYVLKAGVFLIPLEDDLYIVGATYEWKDLSNDITKEAKETLLNKLKKLINCSFKVVNQVAGIRPTVKDRRPLVGQHHTYKNLFVLNGLGTRGVMIGPYVAKQLYDFIENDVPLEKDIDINRFK